The genomic segment TCTAGGAAAAACTATTTGTAGACTTCATCAACCTACGaagctgaatatttttttctgcttCTGTGAAGGCTGCCTTTTAATTGCTTGGAGTCCTTATCTTACACTTAGATTGTTGTCTGGAATCCAAGTATGGTTTGATATGGTCTGAttgtttaacatatatatatatatatatatatatatatatatatatatatatatatatatattagcccCAAAACACAATccgatgtaaaaaaaaaaaaaaattcgctTGCCGTGTTTTGGGGCTAATTTCAATATAAGAAAAAGTTATTTggctatatataatataaacattgggcttaagaatatattatttttaattataataacaaaacagtgttatttttttaatttgattattatataattttttatcttttcaagttatatattataattgttttatgttttaattttttttatacttccCATGCTTTTACATTTGTGAAGTGTAAGAGAATATCTtgacattaaattaatgttaccaaataaaattttaggttataggataaaaaaaaaaattaaaaaaacatgaccaAATCTTACATAAAAAGGTAAGAactttcaatttgatccctcaAGTTTATCTATTGTTTGCTCCTtttgttttagctttttatattttggtctcATACTTAGTTTTTTCACGTTGCAATCCCTAAATGTTAAGAGAGtagaaagaaaatcatcaaagaaTATTGAGGGGGGAATGATTTCGGTCATAAGAAAACTAATTCTTGtgtcaatgaatttttttttttgaaagaaaagttcAATGAAGGTAATATTATCTTTTGACCATGCCAGAAAATATAGATCGAggttcaaatgattttttttaattatttatttttatatttttagagtgattagatggtattttgaattaaaaataaatttattaagattcataaaaaaaattgaggtgaTTTGAGATGAAATTAAGTCAAGAATGAGTAAAAACTCATATCGTAATTTTTCGAACACTTTCGATGATGGAATGGTTTAATCACTCTGCCTATTCCTTTGTATAGAACAACAGGTCAATAAGACATTTTCATATTCAATAAAGATAAcaagttttcaatttcaaatatatatcatGTACAGGTAAACAAATAAGATGTTTGTTGCAATTTTATTCTACCTCTATTAAActaaaagtttatttaaagacatcttatatgtatataaacaaaaagcagaaaaacaaaatcaaagactcTTTAAACTCTCTCTTCAgtttctttaagcttctttatGGTATAAGAGCTTCTAAAAAGACCAACGTCTATTTACTATTGATCCATAATGACTTCCTCATCTTCCACCTCAAATAATTCTATTGATCCTCTCTTCATTATCCCGTCCATCTCCAATTTCTCATTCACTATTAGCATCAAACTCAACTCCTTTAACTATCTTGTTTGAAAAGCTCAGACCCTACCATATTTCAGAGGTCATGGTGTCTTTGGTTACATTGATAGCACAATCCTAATCTcaccttaaaaaattaatgctcTTCATCCCAGCACAGGTGCTCGTATCAAAATTCTCAATCCTCACTATATTCAATGGCTTCATCAAGATTCTCTAATCCTTGCCGCCATCAATGCCTTACTCACTGAAGATGTTTTCACTCAAATCATGTCTTATACAACATCTCACGAGGTCTGGCTTGTATTAAAGCGAACATTTTCCTCAATTTCACGTGCAAAGACTATCTGAATTCACACTTAACTGGAAAATGTTCGGAAAGGTGCTCTATCTGCTAATGTGTATTTTCTCTCCATCAAACAAATGGCTGATGAACTTGCTCTTGTTGGACAACCACTCATAGCTAATGATATAATCACTTATGTGCTCATGGGACTTGGACAGGAGTATGATTCCTTGGCTTCCATAATTACCTCTCATTCTGATCTTGTCACTCTAGAGGAACTTTACCCACTTCTTCTCATATGTGAGTCCAGAATTAATCACAATAATCAACCCCTTCAAGCTACTGCTTTAGTAAACGTGGCTACCATGCATCCTTTGCAACCATACATGTCCTCTTCTCACATGACTGCTAAGTTTCATCACTCTAATCGTAGTCATGAATTCTATCGTGGCAGAGGGCGTCGTCCTTGTTTTAATTCCCATAATCATGGTCCATCAAACTCGATTACATGTCAGTTATGTTTCAAACCAGGTTATTCTGCTCGACAGTGCTATCACCGTTTTAATCTTTCTTATCATGATCCACACACTCTCCTAAGAATCAACCTCAAGCCATGGTTGCTACACACTACCACCCTACTGATAATGAGTGGCATCCCGATATTGGAGCTACCCATCATCTAACTAACAATGTGAACAATATTCATTTGCCAAATGAAAACAACGATAGTCAATATCATATTCAGGTGGCTAATAGTACAAGTCTAAAAATCATACAAAGTGGAACTTCCATTTTATCTTCTCCTTCAAAGTCCTTTGTGTTTAATCAAATTCTATTTGtccttgaaattcaaaaaattcttctttttgttcatcatttatttctagacaataatattttcttccaatttcatgCTTTTTTCTTCCCTGTGAAGGATTACTTGGGGAACATCATGCATTGAGGTCCACTCAGTAATGGTCTTTACAACTTCTCAACATCTCTTgctcatcttcaacctcaagatTTATCGCGTATTCATATGTCTGCCAATATTTGGCACTGCCACCTAGGTCATGCTTCTCTTCCAGTCATCAATAAAGCTATTTCACTAGCTCATCAACATAAAAATTCTTCTGTCTATTCTGAATGTCAGTTGGCTAAGAGCCATGTTATGCCCTTTAAACATGTTCATGTTTCTATTTTGAAACTATTGGAATTAATATACTCAAATGTTTGGGGGGTGACTCATGTTTTATCTACCACTAGTACACGTTACTAAATATTTATGGCTCTTTCCCTTGAAACTCAAATCTAAtgctttatatgtttttaaaatgttgtaGAACACCAATTAGATAGTCTCTCTACGGTCTTTATCAGGCACCACGAGCATGGTTCTCTCAGTTGACTGATCAGTTATAAGCTATTGGCTTTGTAAGCAGTCAGGCAGATCATTCCCTATATGTTTATCACCAAGGCTCAACACTTAAtaactttctcatttatgtCGATGACATAATTCTAGCTAATGCTAACATTCATGCCATTAACCGTGTAATTAGCTTGCTACAAACTAAATTTGCAGTGAAAGACATTGGTGAATTGAGCTTCTTCTTGGGCATTGAAGCATTAATGGCTTGTATTTATCGCAACGACATTACATTCTAGATCTCCTTATCCTCAGCAATATGGATAAAGCAAAGTCGTGCCTAACTCCCATGTCCACCTCACAATCATTAACAAAATCTGATGGAATACCTTTTCATGACCCTTATATGTATCGCAGCATAATTGGAGGACTGCAATACCTTTCCTTCTTGATGTTGCATTTGTAGTTTATAAGGTTAGCAAATATATGCATCTCCCACTTGAACCATactattgaaaaacataatttctcaTGTGTTATTGATTCAACCCACTACTGCTCTTAAACTTCATACATTCAGTGATGCAGATTGGGCATCTAATCATGATTACAGACAATCAGTTGGTGCATATTGTGTCTATCTAGGCTAAAATTTAGTTTCATGGGTTGCAAACAACAGCAGACTGTTGCTCGAAGTAGTATTGAAGCTGAATATAAGGCTCTTGAAAATGCTACTGTAGAAATTCAGTGGATAAAATCCTTGCTAACTGATCTTCATATTCAGCTTGTATATTCTCCAATTCTCTGATGTGACAATAGGAGCTACTTACTTGACCAACAATCCTTTATTTCATGCTCACACAAAACATATTGAAATTGACTTTCACTATGTTCATGATCAAGTTCTACATGGTCAACCTCATGTTCAATTTGTTTCTAGTAAGGATCGGTATGCAAATGCACTTACGAAGCCAATTTCTTCTACTCGGTTTCCTCTCATGCGTGATAGTTTCAATGTTCATTCCTTACCTTTTAGACTAAGGGGGCATGTAGAAGAATAGGTCAATGAGACCTTTACAAATTCAGCAGACTTTTGAAATAGAGGAGATAAAGATAAcaagttttcaattttaaatgtATATCATGTACTATACATGCAAACAAATAGGATATTTGTTGCAATTCTTTTGTATCTTTGTTAAACTAAAAGTCTATTTAAAGACATCTTGTGTAACAGTGTCGAATGTGCACGAGGTGCACACTTCGGCAGGCTGTCCAAAATAATGTCtaagggtgctggcagccatgccaacaatGGGATAAATCGCAatgcagatttgtgcggctgtaggttcgtcaaagggaaatcggcagcgcagattgttgacgaacatggaCTGGATGCTGGaatgtccaggccaggcaggaaaactCGTCAAGAGGATAGGCTGACGAGAATAGGGGCTGTCGAGGAATTTGGCAGCGAAGACATTGGCAGTCttcacgcagatgcgaattcggcagcgcagacaTTAGCAGCCTGCATGCAGATGTGAATTCAACAGCGCGCAATGGCTTGTGCaagtcatgggttcgacttggcacGATCTGAAACTTGGACGaaggactgtccaaggcatACGAGTGACTCAACAGCTGACGCAGCAAAAGCTGGCAGATGGGGCTGCCATGTGGGCATGCAGAACGTGGGTTAGTGGCAGTCATGGTTTTCCTAGATCATAGGATCATGGAGCAGAACGTGGGGGTTGATCAGAGGATTGCTCTACAAGCTACTAGatcatgggatcatgggtagTAACTGTCCACTACTTGCTGGAAAATAGACCACTAAGATCATGGAGATCATGGGGGAGAAAGTGTCTCACTATGTCTTGAAAAATAGGATCATGGGTGTGCCTTGCAGCTCACATACTTGGCTATAAATAGTTGTTGATGCTCTTAGTTGTAGATAGAATGCATAGAGAGGAAATAACGTGTGTAAGATTGGCTGTGTAGCATGCGAATTCTGTGCATAACACACATTGTGTAATCCTTtattgatgagataaataaaggttaaGGGTTCTTCTTGTATTCTCGGTGTGCTTTGTGTTGTGCAATCTACTTATGTATTCCACTTGTCTACGTAACGAGAGAAAGTGTAGGAAACCTCTTGAGTGAGGGAAACACTTAGTtgctaggcaaacacgagtggcATTGGCGAGGGAAGGCcgagtctagtgagggactagaCTACCGCACAGGTTTATTCGCGAAGCGAAAAATTACCCCGTGACACCTTGTATGCATACAAACAAAGagcagaaaaacaaaatcaaagactcTTCAAACTCTCTCTCCAGTTTCTTTAAGCATCTTTACTTTGCATCAATAGTTTACTGGCCTCGCCAGCAGGGATGATGTGACTCGGACTGTGAGAGTCACGTACTGGCATCTTCATATTAACCATGCTACACTCTTTTTACAACAGATGCAGGCATTGGACGGCACAAATTCCTTCGGAGGCCAGTTCTTGACTGTTCATCCATCACTATATATAAGAGTTCCTGCATGTATACATGCACTTCGTCAGTACTGCAGTTCATCAATATCTTGCTATTACCTCAAGCAATTGATATGGCTAGCCACATTTTGTTGGTTATTGCAAGTCTTCTAGCCATCATTTGCGCCTCGGCCACTGCCTCCGATCCTAGTCCATTGCAAGATTTTTGCGTTGCCGATCCTACTAGCTCAGGTTGGGATCTAATCAGATTGTTAATTTTTCTAACAAAGTAATTAGTAGAGGTACTTGTTGTTTTCGCTTGACCAATTCCATGTTTTATGACTACTGCAGTAAGAGTTAATGGCCTACCTTGTATGGATCCGAAGCTGGTAAATGCAAACCATTTCTTCTCCAGTGAACTCCGTGTGCCTGGCAACACATCAAATCCCATTGGATTCACAGTCACTATTGCCCAAATACCTGGACTGAATACTCTTGGGCTCGCATTGGGTCGCGGAGACTATGCGCCGGAAGGAACATCAACCCTCCACACACACCCTCGGGCAACTGAAATTACAACCGTCTTAGAAGGCAGCTTAATTGCTGGATTTGTAACCTCAAACCCGGAAAACAGGCTCGTTTGGAAGGTGCTTCAAAAGGGTGATGTGTTTGTCTTTCCCATTGGACTAGTTCACTTTACGTTTAATGTAGGCAATGGACCTACTGCTACTATTGCTGCTTTTACCAGTCAGAGCCCAGGTTTCATTCGAGTTGGTGATTTGTTTGCAACCAATCCACCCATTCCTGATGATATTCTGGCCAAGGCTTTCCAGGTGGACGAATCTGTAATTCGCAAACTTCGACCATGATTAAAACGCTTGTATTCGATTGGCTTTGTAGCTGTTCAACgttatatttttggaattttattttttcatgctttatttttttcagatatTAGACCTTAAACTTtggaatttctttttgttttttttacggattatttcaatttaacatCTCAATCATGTAGTGAAGTTAACTTGGATTTGCTTGAATTGTTACCCAGGCTGCttcttttttacattataaaaaaatggacTAAGCTAGATTAGTATTACCCAACATTCATCTACTACATACAATCATTCATCGatcaagattaaaaacaaaagcagtCACCAAAAACCATTCTCCAAAACAATACAAGGACCCACAACTCATTCACATCAACAGGTCAATCTAATTTGACCCCCCAACAACAGAAACATAATCACTCACTTAAATAGagcaaataaaatacaaacttcAGACATGCCGACAAGAATTTTAAGCACCaatttcctcttcttcctcctcctcgtACTCCTCGTCATCAGCAGTTGCATCCTGGTATTGCTGGTACTCAGCTACCAGATCATTCATGTTACTCTCAGCCTCGGTAAATTCCATCTCATCCATACCCTCACCAGTGTACCAGTGCAAGAAAGCTTTCCGCCTGAACATAGCTGTGAATTGCTCACTGACACGCCTGAACATCTCCTGGATTGAAGTTGAATTGCCAATGAAAGTGGATGCCATCTTAAGACCTCTAGGTGGGATGTCACAGACACTGGACTTAACGTTGTTGGGGATCCATTCAACGAAGTATGAAGAGTTCTTGTTCTGGACATTTATCATTTGTTCATCAACCTCTTTCGTGCTCATCTTACCACGGAACATGGCTGAAGCAGTTAGGTAGCGGCCATGACGTGGGTCGGCAGCACACATCATGTTCTTGGCATCCCACATTTGCTGGGTTAGTTCAGGCACAGTCAGAGAACGGTATTGCTGTGATCCTCTTGATGTCAAGGGTGCAAATCCGACCATGAAGAAATGAAGGCGAGGGAATGGGATAAGGTTAACTGCAAGCTTTCGGAGGTCAGAGTTCAGCTGTCCAGGGAAGCGAAGGCAGCATGTGACACCACTCATGGTAGCAGAAATGAGGTGGTTAAGATCACCAACTGGtacatggaaaaacaaaaacatggtaCCAGAGTCAGATCATGTTGCTTCAAATTATTAGAACTAAGTCACAGGCGGTTAATTTTTTGGCAACCACCAATGAGAACGACTAGGGAGCAGCCAACTTAGAACTAagcattttattattgttgccCTTCTCaatattcattttcaatttttagggAGGAAAAGCTAAATGGTTCCTTTAATTAATACCAGATTTAACAtctttatattatgtttttcagtTCAAGGAGAGCATTTTCAATTAACTTACAAGTGGGGGTAGCGAGCTTGAGAGTGCGGAAGCAGATGTCATACAAGGCTTCATTGTCCAAAACCATACATTCATCAGCATTTTCCACGAGCTGGTGGACGGAAAGGGTGGCGTTGTATGGCTCAACAACAGTGTCAGATACCTTAGGAGAAGGGAAAACAGAAAATGTCAACATCATGCGGTCAGGATACTCCTCCCGGATTTTAGAGATAAGAAGAGTTCCCATGCCAGAACCAGTGCCTCCACCCAAAGAATGGCAAACTTGAAATCCTGTTCCAccaaatttattaaatgaagCTTGAAACAGGCAGGAAGACTAAAACTGTAGCATCAATAAGCAAGGACAGTTCGAAACCTAATAACAATAATAGCTCAGCAATTAAATGACCATACATTAAGAGGAACGCGAAAAATTGCTAGCAAAAACCACAATCATGAAAAAGACAGAAACTAAACTTGCAACTGAAAGCGTCAAACCACACTTGAGTATATAAAGAACATTTGAGCTACTTCACGTACAGGAAGATAATTTTCTCGTTATCTGTTCTCAGAAGTGAATCGAAAACACAAGTTTCCAGCTGAAAAAATTCAGAACTAGCATAGCATATGGAGCAGTCAGCTGAAGCAGAAAACAGGATTCGGTCCAGCATTACAACTTAAAAGCCATTGAAAACCACGAAAGCACAAAAGACATGGAGGCACCAGCATAAAGCATCAAAAATTTACCCCTAAATATCCAATCCAAGTATGATTAAAGATCCAGCAAATTTCCCAGGAAAACTAAACATGATGATAAAGAAATGCCCcccattttcatttaataaa from the Populus nigra chromosome 1, ddPopNigr1.1, whole genome shotgun sequence genome contains:
- the LOC133668658 gene encoding putative germin-like protein 2-2, whose translation is MASHILLVIASLLAIICASATASDPSPLQDFCVADPTSSVRVNGLPCMDPKLVNANHFFSSELRVPGNTSNPIGFTVTIAQIPGLNTLGLALGRGDYAPEGTSTLHTHPRATEITTVLEGSLIAGFVTSNPENRLVWKVLQKGDVFVFPIGLVHFTFNVGNGPTATIAAFTSQSPGFIRVGDLFATNPPIPDDILAKAFQVDESVIRKLRP
- the LOC133668625 gene encoding tubulin beta chain, producing MREILHIQGGQCGNQIGAKFWEVICDEHGIDQTGKYSGDSDLQLERINVYYNEASGGRYVPRAVLMDLEPGTMDSLRSGPYGQIFRPDNFVFGQSGAGNNWAKGHYTEGAELIDSVLDVVRKEAENCDCLQGFQVCHSLGGGTGSGMGTLLISKIREEYPDRMMLTFSVFPSPKVSDTVVEPYNATLSVHQLVENADECMVLDNEALYDICFRTLKLATPTFGDLNHLISATMSGVTCCLRFPGQLNSDLRKLAVNLIPFPRLHFFMVGFAPLTSRGSQQYRSLTVPELTQQMWDAKNMMCAADPRHGRYLTASAMFRGKMSTKEVDEQMINVQNKNSSYFVEWIPNNVKSSVCDIPPRGLKMASTFIGNSTSIQEMFRRVSEQFTAMFRRKAFLHWYTGEGMDEMEFTEAESNMNDLVAEYQQYQDATADDEEYEEEEEEEIGA